Proteins encoded by one window of Sediminicoccus rosea:
- a CDS encoding Bug family tripartite tricarboxylate transporter substrate binding protein, producing the protein MDATRWRLPVSRRAGLVLGAVLAAPRLARAQAFPSRPIRMVVPYPPGGGTDNLGRLVARALSDRLGQPVVVENRGGAGGNIGAALVATSPPDGYTLLFTGNGIAISDILFRNPGFDWKRDFVHITRIASTPMLLVVQPSLPVRNLTEFVAYARAHPGQLNHGTPGAGTSQHLAAALFDDMAGTRIVHVPYRGTGPSVAGLLSGEVQVMYASVSAVESLIRDGRIRALATTSGRRARAWPELPAIAEVLPGYAAELWYTLAAPARTPEAAITAIETAAREIMADQTFLSLIMERGFDPEFLDRAQLGPALDADAQRWGPALRRAGITAE; encoded by the coding sequence ATGGATGCGACAAGATGGCGGCTTCCGGTCTCGCGCCGGGCAGGCCTCGTGCTCGGAGCGGTGCTGGCCGCACCCCGGCTCGCGCGTGCGCAGGCCTTTCCGTCGCGCCCCATTCGCATGGTCGTGCCCTATCCGCCCGGCGGCGGCACCGACAATCTCGGGCGCCTCGTCGCGCGCGCGCTCTCCGACCGGCTCGGCCAGCCCGTGGTGGTGGAGAATCGCGGCGGCGCGGGCGGCAACATCGGCGCGGCGCTGGTCGCAACCTCGCCGCCGGATGGCTACACGCTGCTCTTCACGGGCAACGGCATCGCGATCAGCGACATCCTCTTCCGCAATCCCGGCTTCGACTGGAAGCGGGATTTCGTGCACATCACGCGCATCGCCTCCACGCCGATGCTGCTGGTGGTGCAGCCATCGCTGCCTGTGCGGAACCTCACGGAGTTCGTGGCCTATGCGCGGGCGCATCCGGGCCAGTTGAACCACGGCACGCCCGGCGCGGGCACCTCGCAGCACCTGGCCGCCGCGCTGTTCGACGACATGGCGGGAACCCGCATCGTGCATGTGCCGTATCGCGGCACCGGCCCCTCCGTTGCCGGCCTGCTCTCGGGCGAGGTGCAGGTCATGTATGCCTCCGTCAGCGCCGTCGAGTCGCTGATCCGCGATGGCCGCATCCGCGCGCTGGCCACCACCTCCGGACGCCGCGCCCGCGCCTGGCCGGAGCTGCCCGCCATCGCCGAGGTGCTGCCCGGCTACGCGGCCGAGCTCTGGTACACGCTGGCCGCGCCCGCCCGCACGCCGGAAGCCGCCATCACCGCCATCGAGACCGCCGCGCGCGAGATCATGGCGGACCAGACCTTCCTCTCGCTGATCATGGAGCGCGGCTTCGATCCGGAATTCCTCGACCGCGCGCAGCTCGGCCCGGCGCTGGATGCGGATGCCCAGCGCTGGGGCCCGGCGCTGCGGCGCGCCGGCATCACGGCGGAGTGA
- a CDS encoding iron-containing alcohol dehydrogenase produces MVLLNRIQFASGAIVETAGELALAGITRPLIVTDAGVIAAGLWDQLRAALPAGMPLTVFSAVPPNPTEAAVREAVAAYHAHGADGVLALGGGSPMDLAKAVALLATHDDASLAPYAVVEGGLARITARAAPIVAVPTTAGTGSEVSRGALIVMRDGRKLSIGSPYLIPRAAICDPDLTLGLPAGLTAGTGMDALTHGVETLCSPRENPIADAIARDGLRRAWANLPRAVADGADRAARQQMMLASVEVALAFQKGLGAVHALSHPLGGLAVSPHHGTLNGLLLPHVLRFNAPSLTAVLPLLGDAMGLDDHRAEAIADAIAALHEQIGLHRRLAALGVTADDLPALAAAATRDHHHLTNPRRASEAEYLALLQAAF; encoded by the coding sequence ATGGTCCTGCTGAACCGCATCCAGTTCGCGTCCGGCGCGATCGTGGAGACGGCCGGAGAACTGGCGCTGGCCGGGATCACGCGCCCGCTCATCGTCACCGATGCGGGCGTGATCGCGGCGGGCCTTTGGGACCAGCTGCGCGCGGCGTTACCCGCCGGAATGCCGCTCACGGTCTTCTCCGCGGTGCCGCCCAATCCGACCGAAGCCGCGGTGCGCGAAGCGGTCGCCGCCTATCATGCGCATGGCGCCGATGGCGTTCTGGCGCTGGGCGGTGGTTCGCCCATGGATCTCGCCAAGGCGGTCGCGCTGCTGGCGACGCATGATGACGCGAGCCTCGCGCCATATGCCGTGGTCGAGGGTGGACTCGCGCGCATCACCGCCCGCGCGGCGCCCATCGTCGCGGTGCCCACCACCGCCGGCACGGGCAGCGAGGTCTCGCGCGGCGCGCTCATCGTGATGCGGGATGGCCGGAAGCTCTCCATCGGCAGTCCGTACCTCATCCCACGCGCCGCCATCTGCGACCCGGACCTCACCCTCGGCCTGCCGGCCGGCCTGACGGCGGGCACCGGCATGGATGCGCTGACCCATGGCGTGGAGACGCTCTGCTCGCCGCGCGAAAACCCGATCGCCGACGCCATCGCGCGTGACGGGCTGCGGCGCGCCTGGGCGAACCTGCCGCGCGCGGTGGCCGATGGCGCGGATCGCGCGGCGCGGCAGCAGATGATGCTGGCCTCGGTCGAGGTGGCACTCGCCTTCCAGAAGGGGCTGGGCGCGGTGCATGCCCTCTCGCATCCGCTGGGCGGTCTCGCCGTCTCGCCGCATCACGGCACGCTGAACGGCCTGCTGCTGCCCCATGTGCTGCGCTTCAACGCACCCAGCCTCACAGCGGTGCTGCCGCTGCTGGGCGATGCGATGGGGCTCGACGACCACCGCGCGGAAGCGATCGCCGATGCGATCGCCGCACTCCATGAACAGATCGGCCTGCACCGGCGCCTCGCCGCGCTGGGTGTCACGGCTGACGATCTTCCCGCCCTTGCCGCCGCGGCGACGCGGGATCACCATCATCTGACAAATCCGCGCCGCGCCAGCGAGGCCGAGTATCTCGCCCTGCTGCAAGCGGCGTTCTGA
- the leuC gene encoding 3-isopropylmalate dehydratase large subunit, producing the protein MFEKIWARHRVLEREDGQTLLYVDRHLVHDGSAPAFEMLRKRGIAPRAPDRIFATPDHYVPTDTRDVDAIANTEHRGMVEALERNAAESGFRLFGLKDGGQGIVHVVGPETGLSQPGMLIVCGDSHTSTHGALGALAFGIGSTEVAHVLGTQTLWQRKPRTMRITVNGTLGFGVTAKDVILAIIAEIGAAGATGHVIEYAGSAITGLSMEGRLTLCNMSIEAGGRAGMVAPDETTFAYLKGREYAPADWDLAVARWRELPSDPGAVFDREVVLDGNAIAPMVTWGNSPEDALPITASLPDPEREADAERAATIRANFAYMGLAPGMPLTDIKVDRVFIGSCTNGRIEDLRAAAEVARGRRVAPGVTAWVVPGSAPVKRQAEAEGLDRVFTEAGFAWREAGCSMCLGTNGEIAAPGERVASTSNRNFRGRQGPGARTHLLGPAMAAAAAVTGHLADVRQIMAGG; encoded by the coding sequence ATGTTCGAGAAGATCTGGGCGCGGCACCGCGTGCTGGAGCGCGAGGACGGGCAGACCCTGCTCTATGTGGACCGCCACCTGGTGCATGACGGCTCGGCCCCCGCTTTCGAGATGCTGCGCAAGCGCGGCATCGCGCCCCGCGCGCCGGACCGCATCTTCGCCACCCCGGACCACTACGTGCCGACCGACACGCGCGATGTGGACGCGATCGCCAACACCGAGCACCGCGGCATGGTGGAGGCGCTGGAGCGCAACGCGGCGGAAAGCGGCTTCCGCCTCTTTGGGCTGAAGGATGGCGGCCAGGGCATCGTGCATGTCGTCGGCCCCGAGACGGGGCTCAGCCAGCCCGGCATGCTGATCGTCTGCGGCGACAGCCATACCTCAACCCATGGCGCGCTGGGCGCGCTCGCCTTCGGCATCGGCTCGACCGAGGTGGCGCATGTGCTGGGCACGCAGACGCTGTGGCAGCGCAAGCCGCGCACCATGCGGATCACGGTGAACGGCACGCTCGGCTTCGGCGTCACGGCGAAGGATGTGATCCTCGCCATCATCGCCGAGATCGGCGCGGCGGGCGCGACCGGCCATGTCATCGAATATGCCGGTAGCGCCATCACGGGCCTCTCCATGGAAGGCCGGCTGACCTTGTGCAACATGTCCATCGAGGCCGGCGGCCGCGCGGGCATGGTGGCGCCGGACGAGACGACCTTCGCCTACCTGAAAGGCCGCGAATACGCCCCCGCCGACTGGGACCTGGCCGTGGCCCGCTGGCGCGAATTGCCGAGCGATCCGGGCGCCGTCTTCGACCGCGAGGTGGTGCTGGATGGCAACGCCATCGCGCCCATGGTGACCTGGGGCAACAGCCCTGAGGATGCGCTGCCCATCACCGCCAGCCTGCCCGATCCGGAGCGCGAGGCGGATGCCGAGCGCGCCGCCACGATCCGCGCCAACTTCGCCTATATGGGCCTCGCCCCCGGCATGCCGCTCACCGACATCAAGGTGGATCGCGTCTTCATCGGCTCCTGCACGAATGGCCGCATCGAGGATCTGCGCGCGGCGGCGGAGGTCGCGCGCGGCCGCCGCGTGGCGCCGGGCGTCACCGCCTGGGTGGTGCCGGGCTCCGCGCCCGTGAAGCGCCAGGCGGAGGCGGAGGGCCTGGACCGCGTCTTCACCGAGGCGGGCTTTGCCTGGCGCGAGGCTGGCTGTTCCATGTGCCTCGGGACCAATGGCGAGATCGCAGCCCCGGGCGAGCGCGTCGCCTCCACCTCCAACCGCAATTTCCGCGGGCGGCAGGGGCCGGGCGCCCGGACGCATCTGCTGGGGCCCGCCATGGCAGCGGCCGCGGCCGTGACCGGGCATCTCGCCGATGTCCGCCAGATCATGGCGGGGGGCTGA
- the leuD gene encoding 3-isopropylmalate dehydratase small subunit, translating into MSARSWRGAEAMEPFRTLRSAAVPFARSNIDTDQILPARFLSRPRDDNHGAYLFRDLRLDPDGNEIADFPLNQPHWREARIALGGRNFACGSSRENAVWALYDHGVRAVIAPSFGDIFANNSVKNGMLAVTLPEEVVASLIAQSIADPAAEIAIDLPAQTVTGPDGAVHHFEIDPFAKKSLLEGLDELGFTLTHAEEIAAFERRLGRDNF; encoded by the coding sequence ATGTCCGCCAGATCATGGCGGGGGGCTGAGGCGATGGAGCCTTTCCGCACCCTGCGTTCCGCCGCCGTGCCCTTTGCGCGCTCCAACATCGACACGGACCAGATCCTCCCCGCGCGCTTCCTCTCCCGCCCGCGGGACGACAATCACGGCGCCTATCTCTTCCGCGACCTGCGCCTCGATCCCGACGGCAATGAGATCGCGGATTTCCCGCTCAACCAGCCACATTGGCGCGAGGCGCGCATCGCCCTCGGCGGCCGCAACTTCGCCTGCGGCTCCTCGCGCGAGAATGCCGTCTGGGCGCTCTACGACCACGGCGTGCGGGCGGTGATCGCGCCTTCCTTTGGCGACATCTTCGCCAATAATTCCGTGAAGAACGGCATGCTGGCCGTGACGCTGCCGGAGGAGGTGGTGGCCTCTCTCATCGCGCAGAGCATCGCCGATCCGGCGGCCGAGATCGCGATTGACCTGCCAGCGCAGACCGTCACGGGCCCGGATGGCGCGGTCCACCATTTCGAGATCGACCCCTTCGCCAAGAAGAGCCTGCTCGAGGGCCTCGACGAACTGGGCTTCACCCTGACCCATGCCGAGGAGATCGCCGCCTTCGAGCGGCGCCTCGGCCGTGACAATTTCTGA
- the leuB gene encoding 3-isopropylmalate dehydrogenase, which produces MHIAVLGGDGIGPEVTAQAVKALRAVAANGPQFEMTEAKIGDAAFDAEGDPLPERTAQLAERADAILFGAAGTFDSDLRPPEQRGGHALLRLRKRMDLFANFRPVFAIPELAGASTLRRDVLKNVDLVVLRELTGDIYFGQPRGIHVEGGERVGINTMRYTESEIRRVAHAGFQAARARKKKLCSVDKANVLETMVLWREVVTEVGREYPDVELSHLYVDAAAMLLIRKPADFDVIVTGNIFGDILSDAAAMLTGSLGMLPSASINAEGKGLYEPVHGSAPDIAGRDIANPLASILSAAMMLRQSLGQPEGAARIERAVRRVLAEGYRTADIMEDGAHLLGTEAMGDAVAKEILRLAD; this is translated from the coding sequence ATGCACATCGCGGTACTGGGTGGGGACGGCATCGGCCCGGAGGTCACGGCGCAGGCGGTGAAGGCCCTGCGCGCCGTGGCCGCCAATGGCCCGCAATTCGAGATGACCGAGGCGAAGATCGGCGATGCCGCCTTCGACGCGGAGGGCGACCCGCTGCCGGAGCGGACGGCGCAGCTGGCCGAACGCGCGGACGCCATCCTCTTCGGCGCGGCCGGCACCTTCGACAGCGACCTGCGCCCGCCCGAGCAGCGCGGCGGCCATGCGCTGCTGCGGCTGCGCAAGCGCATGGACCTCTTCGCCAATTTCCGCCCCGTCTTCGCCATCCCCGAATTGGCCGGCGCCTCCACGCTGCGCCGCGACGTGCTGAAGAACGTGGACCTCGTCGTGCTGCGGGAGCTGACGGGCGACATCTATTTCGGCCAGCCGCGCGGGATCCATGTCGAGGGTGGCGAGCGTGTTGGCATCAACACCATGCGCTACACGGAGAGCGAGATCCGCCGTGTGGCGCATGCGGGCTTCCAGGCGGCACGCGCGCGCAAGAAGAAGCTCTGCTCCGTGGACAAGGCCAATGTGCTGGAGACGATGGTGCTCTGGCGCGAGGTCGTCACCGAAGTCGGCCGTGAGTATCCGGATGTGGAGCTGTCGCATCTCTACGTGGATGCGGCGGCGATGCTGCTGATCCGCAAGCCGGCCGATTTCGACGTGATCGTCACCGGCAATATCTTCGGCGACATCCTGTCTGACGCCGCAGCCATGCTGACCGGCTCGCTCGGCATGCTGCCTTCCGCCTCCATCAACGCCGAGGGCAAAGGCCTCTACGAGCCGGTGCATGGCTCAGCGCCTGACATCGCGGGCCGGGACATCGCCAATCCGCTGGCCTCCATCCTGTCGGCCGCCATGATGCTGCGCCAGTCGCTGGGCCAGCCCGAGGGTGCGGCACGCATCGAGCGCGCGGTGCGCCGCGTGCTGGCGGAAGGCTATCGCACCGCCGACATCATGGAGGATGGCGCCCATCTGCTCGGCACCGAGGCGATGGGCGATGCCGTCGCCAAGGAGATACTGCGCCTCGCCGACTGA
- a CDS encoding Bug family tripartite tricarboxylate transporter substrate binding protein, giving the protein MATPSLALAQSEWPNRPIRFIVAFAAGGAADTAARAMAADMQEALGQSIVIENRTGGNAVIAASATLQAPRDGYTFLVDAANQLTNPILMRDLPFDYAQSFVPVTQISSFPQVIAVRHDFPARNLAEFIAVAKARPNTISVGTPPAAGMAHLALAAFEQKAGIRLVHAPYRGGADAARDIMAGSIEAALITTSSIRPPVQAGRARVLAVTSLERIASLPDVPTIAESGFPGFDMNDWNGLFAATGTPAAAITRLAAVAAVSARAPAVRARMDPAGAIMVGNTPEAFANWLTIQRRTAAEVIRASGITLG; this is encoded by the coding sequence TTGGCCACGCCTTCCCTGGCGCTGGCCCAGTCGGAATGGCCCAACCGGCCCATCCGGTTCATCGTCGCCTTCGCGGCCGGCGGCGCAGCTGACACGGCGGCGCGCGCCATGGCCGCGGACATGCAGGAGGCGCTGGGCCAGAGCATCGTGATCGAGAACCGCACCGGCGGAAACGCCGTGATCGCCGCCAGCGCCACGCTGCAGGCGCCGCGGGACGGCTACACCTTCCTGGTGGATGCGGCGAACCAGCTCACCAACCCGATCCTGATGCGCGACCTGCCCTTCGACTACGCGCAATCCTTCGTGCCGGTGACGCAGATCTCCTCCTTCCCGCAGGTGATCGCGGTGCGACATGACTTCCCAGCGCGGAACCTGGCCGAGTTCATCGCCGTGGCGAAGGCGCGGCCGAACACGATCAGTGTCGGCACGCCGCCGGCGGCCGGCATGGCGCATCTGGCGCTCGCTGCCTTCGAGCAGAAGGCCGGCATCCGCCTCGTGCATGCGCCTTACCGCGGAGGCGCGGATGCGGCGCGCGACATCATGGCCGGCAGCATCGAGGCGGCGCTGATCACCACCTCCTCCATCCGCCCGCCCGTGCAGGCCGGGCGGGCGCGAGTCCTGGCGGTGACGAGCCTGGAGCGCATCGCCTCGCTGCCCGATGTGCCGACCATCGCGGAATCGGGATTCCCCGGCTTCGACATGAACGACTGGAACGGCCTCTTCGCCGCGACCGGCACGCCTGCGGCGGCCATCACGCGGTTGGCGGCGGTGGCAGCGGTCTCGGCCCGCGCCCCTGCCGTCCGCGCGCGCATGGACCCAGCCGGGGCGATCATGGTCGGCAATACGCCGGAGGCCTTCGCAAACTGGCTCACCATCCAGCGCCGGACAGCGGCGGAGGTGATCCGTGCCTCCGGGATCACCCTGGGTTAG
- the hisD gene encoding histidinol dehydrogenase, with product MARYHLKQAKPVLPADRRALEDRVRAILDDIATGGDDAVRRYAREFDRWTAPDFRVTPDQIRRVERALPETFKEDFAWCHARVTDFAKAQRDSIGEFETEVEPGIVLGQKLIPVARAGCYIPGGKYPLISAAIMSVATAKVAGVGHVIGAAPPRDADGIYPQTLYALHASGADEIYCIGGVQALASMAYGRVGMTPRDIITGPGNAFVAEAKRQLFGTVGIDLLAGPTEIMVIADETADPALVATDLLGQAEHGPDSPAWLVTTSRDFGEKVLAEIALQLETLPTAAVAGKAWEVFGEVIVVDSDEEAAAVSDEYAPEHLEVQTARDDWYLQRLTNYGSLFLGEQSTVAYGDKGVGTNHTLPTGRAGRYTGGLWVGKFIKTVTWQRLTDEASRRIAPIMGRICHEEGMLAHEKTADVRFARYAPKNV from the coding sequence TTGGCCAGATACCACCTGAAGCAGGCAAAGCCCGTCCTTCCCGCCGACCGCCGCGCGCTGGAAGATCGCGTGCGCGCGATCCTGGATGACATCGCCACAGGCGGCGACGACGCGGTGCGCCGCTACGCCCGCGAGTTCGACCGCTGGACCGCGCCCGATTTCCGCGTGACGCCCGATCAGATCCGCCGCGTGGAGCGCGCCCTGCCGGAAACCTTCAAGGAGGATTTCGCCTGGTGCCACGCCCGCGTGACCGACTTCGCCAAGGCGCAGCGCGATTCCATCGGCGAATTCGAGACGGAGGTGGAGCCCGGCATCGTGCTGGGCCAGAAGCTCATCCCCGTGGCGCGGGCCGGCTGCTACATCCCCGGCGGCAAGTATCCGCTCATCTCGGCCGCCATCATGTCGGTGGCGACCGCCAAGGTGGCGGGCGTGGGCCATGTGATCGGCGCGGCACCGCCGCGCGATGCCGATGGAATCTATCCGCAGACGCTCTACGCGCTGCATGCCTCGGGCGCGGATGAGATCTACTGCATCGGCGGTGTGCAGGCGCTGGCCTCCATGGCCTATGGCCGCGTGGGCATGACGCCGCGCGACATCATCACCGGCCCCGGCAACGCCTTCGTCGCCGAGGCCAAGCGGCAATTGTTCGGCACCGTCGGCATCGACCTGCTGGCCGGCCCGACCGAGATCATGGTCATCGCGGATGAAACCGCCGACCCCGCGCTGGTGGCGACCGACCTGCTGGGCCAGGCCGAGCATGGGCCGGACAGCCCGGCCTGGCTCGTCACCACCTCGCGCGACTTCGGCGAGAAGGTGCTGGCCGAGATCGCGCTGCAGCTCGAGACGCTGCCCACGGCCGCCGTCGCCGGCAAGGCGTGGGAGGTGTTCGGCGAGGTCATCGTCGTGGACAGCGACGAGGAAGCGGCGGCCGTCAGCGACGAATACGCGCCCGAGCACCTGGAGGTGCAGACCGCGCGCGACGACTGGTACCTCCAGCGCCTCACCAACTACGGCAGCCTCTTCCTGGGTGAGCAATCCACCGTCGCCTATGGCGACAAGGGCGTGGGCACCAACCACACACTGCCGACGGGCAGGGCTGGTCGCTACACGGGCGGGCTCTGGGTCGGCAAGTTCATCAAGACCGTCACCTGGCAGCGCCTGACAGACGAAGCCTCGCGCCGGATCGCGCCCATCATGGGCCGCATCTGCCACGAGGAGGGGATGCTGGCCCATGAAAAGACGGCCGATGTCCGCTTCGCGCGCTACGCGCCCAAGAACGTGTAG
- a CDS encoding ABC transporter substrate-binding protein, protein MSTSRRHLMQGVGGIALTSGLAAPALAQGGVRVARVWGEPGPYGGVFVQGMNEWAQRNNANIRFEVEQIPWDGVTVKLTTDLAARRPPALISVESPIAYQLAAEELLEPVEDVNRAIRAQERLVDGFTLEQFGAWKGVQYAVPVHHQPCLLVVQKDVIDELGLGDPATWNWDQFANAARTIAERKPGMSGYTMALGRNLCADYHITQFIWQAGGLTWDARDNFRTVFDSAGTLEAFEMIRRLQPAMPRSAVEFSFLQVVDQHVAGRTAMSAYWGRTMGRAAEETPALFNNMEYYLNPAHPRTGGRWSWTDINGWIIPRRDNPFIRETKEAVAYVSNSVDWMVRYSQSLMPNVGPVFKDVASAPAMLAHPFYQSKRRSLDVIFKDSVPHACNTGLEQKRGVNPLAGVAHGRSVWAQAVQRMLLNNEAPKTAIEWGQRQFEGIRRDNARMLAR, encoded by the coding sequence ATGAGCACTTCCCGCAGACATCTCATGCAGGGCGTGGGCGGCATCGCCCTGACCAGTGGCCTTGCAGCGCCCGCCCTGGCGCAGGGCGGCGTGCGCGTCGCACGCGTCTGGGGCGAACCCGGCCCCTATGGCGGCGTCTTCGTCCAGGGCATGAACGAATGGGCGCAGCGCAACAACGCCAATATCCGCTTCGAGGTGGAGCAGATCCCCTGGGACGGCGTCACGGTGAAGCTGACCACAGACCTCGCCGCCCGCCGCCCGCCCGCGCTGATCAGCGTGGAAAGCCCCATCGCCTACCAGCTTGCCGCCGAGGAGCTGCTGGAGCCGGTGGAGGATGTGAACCGCGCGATCCGCGCACAGGAACGCCTGGTGGATGGCTTCACACTGGAGCAGTTCGGCGCCTGGAAGGGCGTGCAATATGCCGTGCCCGTGCATCACCAACCCTGCCTCCTGGTCGTGCAGAAGGATGTGATCGACGAGCTGGGCCTGGGTGACCCCGCCACCTGGAACTGGGACCAGTTCGCCAATGCCGCGCGCACCATCGCCGAGCGCAAGCCCGGCATGTCCGGCTACACCATGGCACTGGGACGCAACCTCTGCGCCGATTATCACATCACGCAGTTTATCTGGCAGGCCGGCGGCCTGACCTGGGACGCGCGGGACAATTTCCGGACGGTGTTCGACAGCGCCGGCACGCTCGAGGCCTTCGAGATGATCCGGCGCCTGCAGCCCGCCATGCCGCGCTCGGCGGTCGAGTTCAGCTTCCTGCAGGTGGTGGACCAGCACGTCGCCGGCCGCACCGCCATGTCGGCCTATTGGGGCCGCACCATGGGCCGCGCGGCGGAGGAGACGCCCGCGCTGTTCAACAACATGGAATACTACCTCAACCCGGCGCACCCGCGCACCGGCGGGCGCTGGTCCTGGACGGACATCAATGGCTGGATCATTCCCCGCCGCGACAACCCCTTCATCCGCGAGACGAAGGAGGCGGTGGCCTACGTCTCCAACAGCGTGGACTGGATGGTGCGCTACAGTCAGAGCCTGATGCCCAATGTGGGCCCGGTCTTCAAGGATGTGGCGAGCGCGCCGGCGATGCTGGCGCACCCCTTCTACCAGTCGAAGCGGCGCTCGCTGGATGTCATCTTCAAGGACAGCGTGCCGCATGCCTGCAACACGGGCCTCGAACAGAAGCGCGGCGTGAACCCGCTGGCGGGTGTCGCGCATGGCCGGAGCGTCTGGGCGCAGGCGGTGCAGCGCATGCTGCTGAACAACGAGGCGCCCAAGACCGCGATCGAGTGGGGCCAGCGCCAGTTCGAGGGCATCCGCCGCGACAACGCCCGCATGCTCGCGCGCTGA
- a CDS encoding carbohydrate ABC transporter permease, giving the protein MLPFIVTAALFMVWPVVEAVRMAFYAYNPLRPDDIYWVGLENFERIFDDPLFWDSFRQALIWTGWSILFQTVLGVALALLLNLTLPGMAIYRGLLLFPYIVPTVVIALNWRWIFNSEIGIVNHALLSMGLISENIAWLSTPDMAMLSAILLNVWKYTPFVVICVLARLQTIPTELYDAAKVDGAGAWRRFMDITLPMLKEVLVVVIVFRTIWTFNKFEEIYLLTRGGPGTSTFNLAVYAFEEGMANLRLGVAAATGVVMIGLLLVGTIIYVRVSGFGREEKTA; this is encoded by the coding sequence ATGCTGCCCTTCATCGTCACGGCCGCGCTCTTCATGGTGTGGCCGGTGGTCGAAGCGGTGCGGATGGCGTTCTACGCCTATAACCCGCTCCGCCCCGACGACATCTACTGGGTGGGCCTGGAGAACTTCGAGCGCATCTTCGACGACCCGCTGTTCTGGGACAGCTTCCGCCAGGCTCTGATCTGGACCGGATGGTCCATCCTGTTCCAGACCGTGCTGGGCGTAGCCCTCGCGCTGCTGCTGAACCTGACGCTGCCCGGCATGGCCATCTATCGCGGCCTGCTGCTGTTTCCCTACATCGTACCCACGGTGGTCATTGCGCTCAACTGGCGCTGGATCTTCAATTCCGAGATCGGCATCGTGAACCACGCCCTGCTGAGCATGGGCCTCATCTCGGAGAACATCGCCTGGCTCTCCACGCCGGACATGGCAATGCTCTCGGCCATCCTGCTGAACGTCTGGAAGTACACGCCCTTCGTCGTCATCTGCGTGCTGGCGCGGCTGCAGACCATCCCGACCGAGCTCTATGACGCGGCCAAGGTGGATGGCGCGGGCGCCTGGCGCCGCTTCATGGACATCACGCTGCCCATGCTGAAGGAGGTGCTGGTGGTGGTGATCGTCTTCCGCACCATCTGGACCTTCAACAAGTTTGAGGAAATCTACCTGCTGACGCGTGGCGGGCCCGGCACCTCCACCTTCAACCTCGCCGTCTACGCCTTCGAGGAAGGCATGGCGAACCTGCGCCTGGGCGTCGCCGCGGCCACGGGGGTGGTCATGATCGGCCTGCTGTTGGTGGGCACCATCATCTATGTGCGCGTCTCGGGCTTCGGGCGCGAGGAGAAGACCGCATGA
- a CDS encoding carbohydrate ABC transporter permease: MTPRDVTLRLFLYAALTAVTFLVCFPLIWAFFTSMKPKEEIFLWPPTLWPSTWTLENYRALLVGRDAYFQAGGSSGATPPPSAFFLDWFWNSVIVTLCTTLITTIVSTLAAYSLTRFTFPGQRSVPYLALVGYMVPSIIFVFPMFLVMVDLRLTDTLFSLILGYVCITLPFSMWLMWAFFRGVPVEIEEAALVDGASRLRVFWEIVLPTAWPGIVAAAIFTLIVSWNDYLFGRVFMNSMEKLPLTVGVMHFFDGTHVDWGLMMASSVLMTVPMAILFMAFQRHLVAGFGAGAVKG, translated from the coding sequence ATGACCCCGCGCGACGTGACGCTGCGCCTCTTCCTCTACGCGGCGCTGACGGCGGTGACCTTCCTGGTCTGCTTCCCGCTGATCTGGGCCTTCTTCACCAGCATGAAGCCCAAGGAGGAGATCTTCCTCTGGCCGCCCACCCTTTGGCCCAGCACCTGGACGCTGGAAAACTACCGCGCCCTGCTGGTCGGCCGCGACGCCTATTTCCAGGCCGGCGGCAGCAGCGGCGCCACGCCGCCACCCTCGGCCTTCTTCCTCGACTGGTTCTGGAACAGCGTGATCGTCACACTCTGTACCACGCTGATCACCACCATCGTCTCCACCCTCGCCGCCTATTCGCTGACACGCTTCACCTTCCCGGGCCAGCGCTCCGTGCCCTACCTCGCGCTGGTGGGCTACATGGTGCCCTCCATCATCTTCGTCTTCCCGATGTTCCTCGTGATGGTGGACCTGCGCCTGACCGATACGCTGTTCTCCCTGATCCTGGGTTATGTCTGCATCACCCTGCCCTTCTCCATGTGGCTGATGTGGGCCTTCTTCCGCGGTGTCCCGGTCGAGATCGAGGAAGCGGCCCTGGTGGATGGCGCCTCACGCCTGCGCGTCTTCTGGGAGATCGTGCTGCCCACGGCCTGGCCCGGCATCGTGGCGGCCGCTATCTTCACACTCATCGTGTCCTGGAACGACTACCTGTTCGGCCGCGTCTTCATGAACAGCATGGAGAAGCTGCCGCTCACGGTCGGCGTCATGCATTTCTTCGACGGCACGCATGTGGACTGGGGGCTGATGATGGCCTCCTCCGTCCTCATGACGGTGCCGATGGCGATCCTGTTCATGGCGTTCCAGCGGCACCTCGTCGCCGGCTTCGGCGCCGGCGCGGTGAAGGGCTGA